In Gemmatimonadota bacterium, the DNA window CAGCCGTCGGGCTCGTATCAACCGCTCGCGAGCGGGGCCGTCGAGACGCCGCCGCCGGCGCCGCGTCTCGTTCGCGGCAGCGCGGGGACGTAGCTTGAGCGCATGAGATCGTTCGCTTCCTGGGAGCGGCGGGTCTTGTCCGCCGCCGCCGCCGCCGCGTTGGGGGTGGAGGATTTCGGTGAGGAGGCGCTGCGCGCGGCCGATCGCATCGCCCGCTGGCTGCCGTCGGGCCGGCGTCGCATGCTCGGCGTGTTCCTGGCACTGCTGGAGTTCGGGGGGCCGGGGCTGCGCCGGCGCCGCGCGCGCTTCAGCAACCTGCCGCGCGCCGAGGCGGCGGACCTTCTCGCCGACTGGCTCGAGGCCCGGCAGCCGTCGCTGCGGCGCGGCGTGGCCGGCCTCAAGGCGCTCGCGGGGCTGGCCTACTACGGCGACGAGTCCTCCTGGGCGGAGATCGGTTACGATGGCCCCTGGCTGGGCCGCCTGGACGTTGATGTCCTGGCCGCGGCCTGGCCGCCAGTGCCCGCCCCGATCCCGGACCCTCCGCCGCGCGCCCAGCCCGACGAGGCCGCGACGCCGATCGACGCGCCCGCGCCGGTGTCCACGGCCGGTCCCTTCGGACCCGCGGGTGCGCGCCGCTACCCGCCTGTCGCCGAGGCACTGGGTGCCGGACTGACGCTCGGGCGCTCGGCCGTGCGGGACCTGGCGTTTCGCTGCGACGCGATCGTCATAGGGGCGGGCGCCGGGGGCGCCGCGGCGTTCGAAGAACTCGTGCGCGGGGGCGCGGACGCCGTCCTGCTGGACGCCGGCGGGGCGCCGGGGGCGAGCCAGTTCAACCAGCGTGAGTTGGACATGATGCCGCTGCTGTACCGGGACGCGGGACTCCGGGCAACGGCGGACGAATCGATCGGCATTCTGCAGGGCACGGGGGTGGGCGGCTCCACGCTGCACAACACGGGCATGGTCGTGCCCCCGCCGCAGGGCATCCTGGGGCGGTGGCGTGCCGAGCACGGGCTACCCTGGGGAGACGAAATGCTGCGAGATGAGGTCGCGGCGGTCATGGCGGCGCTGGCCGCGACGCCTATCCCATCACACCAGATCAACCCGCTGAACATGGCCCTGCGCGGCGGCGCCGAGGCGCTCGGCTGGAGCTCCTTCGTGCCCCGGCACAACCGCGCTGAGTGCTCGGGCTGCGGCTACTGCATGATCGGGTGCGCTTACAATCGCAAGCACAACGCGGCCTTCGCATTCGTGGCGCCGGCGGTGGCCGCCGGGGGGCGGGTCCTGGCGGACGCGCGCGCGGTTCGGGTTCGCGAGGAGGTACGCGGCTGGCGCGTCCGGGGCGAGCTTCGCGACGCGGGAGGGCGCGCCAGCGGGCGGCGCTTCGAGATCCTGGCCGACGCCGTCGTGGTGGCCTGCGGGGCGCTGGATAGCCCGGTTCTGCTGCGACTGTCGGGGTTGGGGGGGGGGCGGGTGGGGGAGGGCCTGCGCCTGCACCCGGCGCCGCTGCTGACGGGCGTCTTCGGTGAGGACGTGGACGCCTGGCGAGGGCTTCCCCAATCGGTGGTGGTGGACGAATTCGCTTCCTTCTACGAGGACGGCCGCAGCGGCTTCCTGCTCCTCGCGTCCAACGCCGGGCCCGGAGTCACCGCCGCCCTGCAGCAGGCCACCGGGCCGGCGCACCGGCGCGCCATGCTATCCTATCGGCGGGGCGGCACGGGCGCCGTCCTGCTCCACGACGAGTCCGCAGGACGAGTCAGGCCGGGACGCGACGGGGTGCCGCGCGTACGCTACCGGCTGGGTACGGCGGATCGGCGCGAGCTACGACGCGGGATGTACGCGCTGGGGAGGCTCCTGCTGGCGGGCGGGGCGCGGGAGGTGCACCTGCCGGCCCCCGGAGCCACGGTGGCGAGCGACAGGGACGAGCTGCACCGGGCGATCGGACGGCTCTCCTTCGCGCCCCACCGGATACAACTGGGGTCCGTGCATCCGCAGGGCACGTGCGCGCTGGGTGAGGACCCCGAGATGGCCCCCTGCGACCCGTTCGGACGACTGCGCGGCGCGCCCGGCGTGTACGTGGCGGACACGTCTCTGTTCCCCACCTCCGTGGGGACGCCGCCACAGGTGACAGCGATGACGCTCGGGCGCCTCGTGGCACGGCAGGTTCTCGCGGACGCTTAGCTGGACCTAGCCCCGATCGAGGTACGCGCCGGCGTCACGAAGCCGCTATCGAGCGCGTCTTCCTGGTGGCGACCCGGGAGAGGACCATGGTATCAGACCCGATCGCGCAGCGGGCTGCCATAGCCCTCGCGCTAACCCTGGCGGGAACGGCTACCTGCCGAGTCCCGGTCGCGCTAGCCGCCCAGTCGGCGCGGGCCGTATCCGGCGATCTGTTCGCCGCCAACATCTCCGGCGACGACATCAGCTACTACGACGGGCGCACCGGCGCCGCGAAGGGCCCGTTCGTGGCGCGTCGTTCGGGTGGGTTGTTCCGGCCGACCGGGCTCGCTTTCGGCCCCGATGGAGACCTCTACGTCAGCAGCAGCGGCAACGGTCGGGTCCTGCGCTACGACGGAACCTCGGGTGCCTTTCTCGGGGTCGCGGTGGACGATGGGGAGTTGGAGCGTCCCTTCTCCGTCGCCTTCGGCCCGGGCGGCCGGCTGTACGTCAGCTCGCTGGACCGCGTGCTCCGCTACGACGCTCGCTCGGGCACGTTCCTGGGCGTCGCCGCCGAGGCGGACGGGTTGCGTCAGCCGATCGGCCTGGCCTTCGGACCAGACGGGACCCTCTACGTGGCGAACAGCGCCGGCGGCAACGTCATGCGTTTCGATCCCACAACGGGTGCCTCTCTCGGCGTGTTCGCCTCGGACAGCCTGCGGTTCCCATCGGACGTGGCGTTCGGGCCCGATGGGGCGCTCCACGTCAGCAGCGCTGCGGGCGCCGCCGTCGTCCGCTTCGACGAGGACGGCTCGTTCGACGGCTACGCCGCACGTCTGCCCGGGGGGAGCGCGCCGGTGGGGATAGCTTTCGATGCGGCAGGAAGGCTGCTGATCGCGGACTTCGCCGGCGGTCGGCTGTTCGCCGCCGGCCAGGACGGAGCGGCGGAGCTCGTGGCCAGCGAGGGGTTGAGGGGACCCGAGAACATCGCCGTCAGGCCCTGACGGCGGGAGTCCCCTCGAATGGCCTAGTGTGCCGGCAACGGTACACTAGTCTTCCGGCAAGTCGGCCCGCAGGAAGCGGCGCGCGAGCTGCGCGAGGCGGGCGTCGCCCCGCTCAATGGCTTCCTCCAGGATGCCGCGCACGTGAGGTTGCAGGCGGGGCTCTCCCCAGCGTGCCCCGGTCGCCACCTCGGCGCCGCGCGAATCCCCTTCGTCCGCGCCCTGCAGCAACGCCCAGGCGGCGGCCTCGTCGTAGTACGGGGAGTCCGCATCGGGTAGGCTATAGCGAGGCGCCTGGGTCTTTTCGGCGTCCTCGTTTACAAAGGCTCGCGACATGGCTCGTCGTGGCTCGAGGAATCTGCTTCAAATGTGTCCCCGACCAGCCGACCCTTACAAGGAAAAAACCTCTCCGGACCCGCGGGTCAGGCTACTCCGCCGTAACGAACGCCCGTCAATTCGGCTACGTCGCGCTTCCAGGTCGTGAGGTCGCGCACTTCGAACTGGCCCAGATGCGTGTGCCCACACGCCCTGGCCAGGACCTGCAGGAGTTCCGTGGATGCCCCGAAGAACCGGGCCAGCCGCCGCGCGGCCGCGTCCACCCGCAGGCGAGCCCTCAGGTGCTCCTTCTGCGTGGCGATCCCCACCGGGCAGTTGTTGGTGTGGCAGGCGCGCATGCCCAGGCACCCGATCGCCTGCAACGCGGCGTTGGACACGGCGATCCCGTCGGCTCCCAGCGCGAGCGCCTTGGCGAAATCAGCCGGAGTCCGCAGGCCTCCCGTGATGATGAGCGTGACGGCGCCGGCGCCGCGGTCGTCGAGGTGCCGCCGGGCGCGCGCGAGCGCCGGCAGGGTGGGCACGGAGATGTTGTCGCGGAAGATCACCGGTGCCGCGCCCGTGCCACCGCCGCGCCCGTCCAGGATGACGTAGTCGACGCCGATCTCGAGCGCGGCGTCCAGGTCGTCCTCCACGTGCTGCGCGGACAGCTTGAAGCCGACCGGAATGCCGCCCGTGCGCTCCCGCACCTGGGCCGCGAACCCCCTGAAGTCATCCAAGTTCTCCCAGTCCGGAAAACGCGCCGGCGAGATGGCCGGGGTGCCCGGCTCCAGGCCTCGTACCGCCGCGATCTCGCCTCTCACCTTCTCGCCCGGCAGGTGCCCACCGGTTCCCGTCTTGGCGCCTTGGCCGCCTTTGAAGTGGAAGGCCTGCACCACGTCCAGCTTGTCCCACGAAAAGCCGAACCTCGCCGAAGCCAACTCGTAGAAGTATCGCCGGTTGGCCTCCTGCTCTTCGGGGAGCATGCCCCCCTCCCCCGAGCAGATCCCCGTCCCGGCCAGGTCGGCCCCCTTGGCCAGGGCCACCTTCGCTTCCTGCGAGAGGGCGCCGAAGCTCATGTCGGACACGAGGATCGGGATGTCCAGCACGAGCGGCTTGCTGGCCCGAGGGCCGATCACCAACTCGGTCCCCACCGGCGTTTCATCGAGCTGCGGAAGCCGCGCCAGTTGCGCGGTCACGAACTGGAGATCGTCCCAGGTGGGGAGCTCGTCGCGCGGCACGCCCATCGCCGCCACGCGCCCGTGGTGTCCAACCCGCTCGAGTCCGTGGCCGGCGAGCTCGCGGATCCATTTGACGTGCGGTTCCGCCGGCGTGCCGTGCGAATCCTGGTACAGCCCCTGGTACGCGTCGCGGTCGTAGGGCTGGGGGTTGTTTCTCTCCCAGGCGGCGATCTCGGCCTGGTCTACCCACACAGCCTCGTCCTCCACCCACGCGTTGAACTTGTGGAGAGTTTCCTGGTTGTTGTACGCGCTGACGCCGGTGCGGAACCGATAGTCCCAGCCGTGGACTCCACAGACCAGGTCGTCACCGCGGACGTGACCGTCGGCCAGCAGCGCGCCACGGTGAAGGCAGCGCCCGTACAGCACCGAAACGTCGTCGTCGTAACGGATGACCACCAGGTCCACGTTGGCGACCAGCGCGTAGGCCGGCCGCCGGTCCTCGAGGCCGGGCCAATCGGCCACCTCGACCGGTGTTTTCGCGGGCGCGCCGGACGTCGGCGTCATGCGGCTGGCGTCGCCGTCATCGTTCATGCTTGTCAGGGTCGGGCGGGGATCGCAGGTTCCAGAATCTCCCAGACCATACGCGACGCAGCGAGGAGCGCAATCATGTGCAGAAGCATTCGCACGCTCTTCAACTTCGAGCCGGCGGCAAACGACGAGGAGATCCGTGCATCCTCGTTGCAATACGTGCGGAAGATCAGCGGTTTCACAAAGCCCTCACGGGCCAACCAGGAGGCCTTCGATCGAGCCGTCGACGAAATCGCGGCGGCGACCAGTCGGCTGATCGACGGGCTGGTCACGAAAGCCCCCTCCCGCGACCGTGAAGTGGAGGCGGAGAGGGCGCGGGCGCGCGCTGCCAAGCGATTCGAGACGAGCGCCGCATGATCGCGCGCATCTGGCACGGCTGGACCACTCCGGCGAACGCGGACGGGTATGAGCGGCTACTGCGCGAAGAGATCTTCCCGGAAATCGAGGCCAAGAACGTGTCGGGCTATCTGGGCATCGAGCTGCTGCGTGAGCGCGAGCGAGACGGCGAGGTGGAGTTCGTGACGGTGATGCATTTCGAGTCCATCGACGCGGTGCGCGCCTTTGCCGGGGACGACTACGAGACCGCCTACGTGCCGCCCGCCGCGCGAGAAGTGCTGGCGCACTGGGACGTGCGCTCCGCGCACTACCAGGTCAAAGAACGCCGTACCTACGGGTGACCGTCAGGGGCGCGCGGGCTCGCTCCGCGGTGGCGTTCGGGGCGGCGGGGGCGGTGCTTACCTCGCTGTGGTTTCTGCCCGTGGTCGCCGCGCGAGGAGATCTGGCCGCGGCGGCTCTCTACATCGTCGGCCCGGTACTGGCCGCCGCGCTGGCGGGGTGGATGCTGGGCGGGCCGCTGTGCGCCCCCCCCACCGGGTACGGCCCCGGTCGCGCCGTGGTCACGGGCGCCGCCGTCGCATCCCTGTCGGCCTTGATGTTCGGCGCGTTTTTCTCGACCCTGTACGTAGCGGGTGACGGCACCGTATACGCCCTGCGGGTCGGGGCGGGCGTCGCGCTACTCGCGGTCGTCGTGCTGGGTCCGGTGATCCTGCTGGTGGGGGCCACGACCGGGCTGCTTCTGTACCGGTACGGATGCCAGCAGATGGGCCGGCCGGTGGATTCGCCCGAGGCCGACTAGCCGCGCACAACGGCGCCGGGCCACTTCCCGCTCTCCGCAGCGACCCAGCCGCGAGGCTGGCTTTTCACGCACCCTGCTCAGGAGGTCAGCATGTCGGTTCGCCCCCTCGTCCCTACAAGTTGGCCGGCGTTCGCGTCACAAATTGCTCTGGCGCTCGCCGCCCTGGCCCTGGCAGTGGGCCCGGCTCCGGCCCAAGCCCAGTACTGGATGCTCGGGGGCCGGCCCTACTTCGATCCGCCCGTCGCTGGCGTGCGCGAGGCGCACGTGTCGGCGCTGGCCCTGGCGTCTGCAGATCGCATGGCGTTTCTGGTGGAGCCGGACGATCGCCGGCGCGTGTGGGACATAGATCTGGGCGTCGAGATGCCGATCATGGGGTGGGACTCGAAGCCGAAGGTCAGCGGCCGGACGCAGCCCGGCGCGTTCGGTATCGGCCTCTGGGTGCCGGTGGACTGGCACATGATCGAGGACTTCGAGGACGACTCCGCGCCCATCGTCAACACCGACTACCGGTTCGGGGTGACGCTGAAGGCCCAGTACGCTTTCGGGCCCGAGTCGTGGCTGGGAGTCCGGGCTCTGTTCGGTCACGAAAGCACTCACCTGGGCGATGAGTTCGCCGTCGTCGGCCAGCGCGAGTTCGAGGACACCTTCGAGCGCATCAACGTGAGCTGGGAGTACGTGGACGTCGCGCTGTCCTACGAGGCCACGTTCCTGGCGGCGTTCGTTCGCGGCTACGCCGGAGCCACTCGCCTGGTCGGCGACGGGGGGTACTACGACGTGGACGGGGGCTCCGTGACAGAGTCGGCCATCGGTCCGGTGACGCCGTCTGCCAATCGAACCGATCCATACGGCGGACTGGAGGTGAAGTGGGAGGACGTTCTGGGCGGCGGCTGGGGATTCTTCCTCGCCTCGGAGGTTCGGTGGCGGTCCGTGTACGATTTCCACAGGCCCGACCCGGCCACCGAAGAGGATCGGCAGGCGTCCTTCAACGCCATCGCCGGTATCAGCCGAATGGGCGCGGTCGCGGGCCTGGGGCGGGCCGCGCCGTTCGTGCGTTTCTACCGCGGCGTGAATCCGCACGGCCAGTTTCGCAATCAGCCCGATTTCACGCTGTTCGGGCTCGGCATTCGCCTGACCAACTGAGGGCTCCCCATGTACAACTACGACCGCAACCTCGTTGTCGCGGGCTACCGCGCGGAGAATCCGGACCGGCTGGACCCGAAGGAGAGCACGCTGCGCGCTTACGATGCAGGCCTGTTCGCGGTGTTCGACGAAGAGGCCAGGAAGCAGGCCGCCAAGAAGGGCGTACCGATCGACCGGTTCAGCCTGTCCATGCTCGTGTTCTTCGCCGCTCGGTCACCGGCGGTTCGGGTGGACACGCGCGTGAAGCACGGGTGCGACTACTTCGACTCCGTGCGCCCGCAGGCGCCCGTGCTCGAGCCTCCGGCCGTCCCGCCTGCCGTGGCGGACGATTGAACGAGGCGGCGGGTGGCCCACTAGTTGCTCAACTTCCTGGCGCCCGTGGGTTTCCAATACGGCCGACGGGTAAACTCGAACGCTCTTGAATTGATGACTCGACACGAATCCACGCCCGCCGCCAAGCGCGGCCCCGCCACCGCCTCCGCGCCGCACTGTGTGGGTGTCTTCGCGGCATTCACGCTGCTTCTGACATCGGCGTGCGCGGGATCGGTCCAGGCGCCGTCCGCCACCGGCCCGGCGCCCGTGCCTCCCGCTCCCCCCGCGACCGCCGGAGCCGCGGCGGGCGGCGATGCCGCGGCGGAGCAGCGGTCGACCCAGGACGAGGCGGGCGCGGGCGAAGAGGCCACCAATGGCGCGGCGGTGACGGGCGAGGGCGGTGCGCCAGCCGGCCCCCGCGTAGCCCCGCGGCGCTGGTGGCACATGAGCACACTCGCCGAGGCGGGCCCGACCGCGGTCCCGGGCGCCGGCCTGGACGCCGCGCACGAGCTCCTGGCGGATCGGTCGCCACAGCGTGTCGTGATCGTCGCCGTGATCGACGGCGGCATCGACATCCAGCACGAGGACCTGGACGACGTGCTCTGGATCAACGAGGCCGAGGTGCCCGGCAACGGCGCCGACGATGACGGCAACGGATACATCGACGATGTGCACGGCTGGAGTTTTCTGGGCCGGCCCGACGGACAGAGCGTGGACTACGACACGTTCGAGCTCACGCGCCTGCACGCCGCGTGCACCGGCGGCGCCGCGGCGGCCGGGCTGGAGTCGCCGGGAGAGGCGGAGTGCGCGGACATCGCCGTCGAGTTCGACGCCGAGCGCGCCGAGGTCGAAGCGGTCGCCGCGCAGATCACGCAGATCGAGCAGGTCTACCCGGTCATCGTCCAGATCCTCCAGGGCGCGGTCGGCGCACCCCCGACGGTGGAGAACGTGACCTCGCTGGACAGTCCCAATCCGCAGGTGATGGCCGCGCGCGAGGCGTTCCTCCAACTGGAGGCGGCCGGCCTGGACGCAGAGTCGCTGGCGGAGCAGGGCGAGTCCATACGCGAAACGGCCGAATTCGGGCTGGACCCGGATTTCAATCCGCGTACGCTGGTCGGCGACGACTGGCTGGCGTATGGCCACCGCGACTACGGCACGCCGGACGTGGAGGGGCCGGATCCCTCGCACGGCACCGCCGTGGCGTCGGTGATAGCCGCCGAGCGGGGCAACGGCGTGGGGATCGAGGGCGCCGCGGATGCGGTCCGCGTCATGGCGGTGCGCGCGGTCCCGAACGGCGACGAGCGCGACAAGGACGTCGCCAACGCCATCCGGTACGCGGTCGACAACGGCGCGCACGTCATCAACATGAGCTTCGGCAAGGACTTCTCCCCCGGCCGCGCCGTGGTGGCCGAAGCGATCCGCTACGCCGACGACCGTGGCGTGCTCATGATCCACGCGGCCGGCAACGACGGCGAGGACCTGGCCGTGGCCTCCAACTTCCCGACGCGCGCGTATCCCGAGGGCGGCGAGGCCGCGTTGTGGATCGAGGTGGGCGCGTCCGCCTGGACCAGCGTGGACAGCGTCGCCGCGACCTTCAGCAACTACGGCGGACGAGAGGTGGACGTCTTCGCTCCCGGTCAGGCGATCTACGCCGCGGCTCCCGACGACGACTACGCTCTCAACGACGGTACGAGCCTGGCGGCGCCGGTGGTCAGCGGCATCGCCGCGCTGCTCATGGCGTATTTTCCGGACCTGAGCCCCGCGGACGTGCGGACGATCATCCTGGAGACGGCGACCGACCTGAGCGGACAGACCGTGGTCAGGCCGGGCGAGGCCGGCGGCGTCGTGCAGTTCGGGGAGCTGTCGGTTACGGGCGGCATCGTGAACGCGGCCGCGGCGGTGCGGCGGGCCCTGGAGTAGGGAGAGCCAGGCTCGAACCCGCTTGCGCCGGTTTCGGCCGGGCGGCACAGTCTCCGACGTCATGGCAGCCGATCTCGCACCGCGCCCCGTCCCGCGCGACCGTCCCCTCTTCCGGGCCTACCCGTGGGCCGCGGACCGTCTGCCGTGGACGCCTCTCGCGGCGCTGCCGACTCCGGTCGAGGCCCTCGATTCGTCGGGCGCCTGGGACGCCGATATCTGGATCAAGCGCGATGACCTCACAGGCGCGGCCTACGGCGGCAACAAGGTGCGCAAGCTGGAGTTCCTGCTGCAGCACGCGCGGGAGTACGGCGCCACCCGGCTGATCACCGCGGGCGCGTTCGGCTCCCACCACGCGCTGGCGACCGCGGTGTACGGACGCCAGCTCGGCTTCGACGTGACCCTGGTGCTCTTCCCGCAGCACCGTACCGATCACGTGCGCGCGGTGATGGCGGCGCAGGAGGCGACCGGGGCGGAGATCCGCGTGACGAGCCGAATGGAGCTGGTCCCGGTCGCGACGCTCAGCGCCCAGATGGCCCACCGCGGCCAGCCCAGCGCCGTAATTCCTCCCGGCGGCTCGAACCCGACCGGCACCCTCGCTTACGTCAACGCGGCGCTCGAGCTGGCCGACCAGATTCACGCCCGGGAAGCGCCCGAGCCCCAGAGCATCCACGTGGCCACCGGCACGATGGGCACGATGGCGGGCATCGCGATCGGGGCCGAGATGGCCGGGCTGGCGGCGCGCGTCATCGGCTGGCGCATCACCAGCCGCATCGTCACCAACGAGTGGGCGTACCGCCGCCTGGTCGTGCGCACCCTCAGGAGAATGGCTCGCGCCGGCATCGACGTACCCGAGGCCGAGCCGGTCCTCGAGAGGTCCGTCATCCGAGACGATCAGCTCGGCGGCGGGTACGGGCGCGCGACCGAGGCTGGCGATCGCGCCACGGCCGCGTTCGCGGAAGCGGGGATCACGCTGGACCCGACCTACTCCGCTAAGGCCGCCGCGGGGATGCTGGAGATCGCCTCGTCCACGGGCGGACCTACGCTATTCTGGCACACGCTGAGTGGGTCGATGCCGGCGTGATCCGCTAGCGCAAGAATGTTGAAACAATCGTTTCAGCAAAGTGTAAGGAAACTTTCACCAAAAGGAGGCCCGCCCTTCAGCAGCCCCACGCCCCGGAGAACCTCATGCGCCAGTTCTACCTGACGACCTTCGCCGCCCTCGCGGCCCTAGCGATCGGCACGCCGATTACAACCGGTGCGCAAGCCCCCGAAGACCAGGATTCCACCCTTCGACTCAGCGTCGGAGACGCTCGCGTCAGCGGGAGCCACATCCGGCCCTTCGAGGTCACCTGGCTGGCGACGCCGTACACGAGCGACGGCGTGGCGGGGCGGAGCAATAGGGTCAGGGAAAAGGTCGAGCTCGTCGAGCAGGACGCCGGGAGCCTGCTGCGCTTCACCCAGGTCTGGTACGATACGGTGGACGCGGTCGTGTTCACGACGGTCCGGGTCGCGGACCGGGCGACCATGGCATATCGGGCCTTCCACACCGGCGGCGCTCCCGGCGGCTTCGGCCACCTGGACTTTGACGGCGCGCAAGTGAGCGGGGTATACGTCTCGACGCCCGAGGGACCCTCCCAGTACTTCTCGCTGGTGTTCGACGACCCCGTGTTTGCGAGCCTATCGGGTCTTCTCTTCTCCGCATTCCCGCTCGAGCCAGGCTTCGAGGCGACGTTCCCCGGGTTCGGCTGGGGAGGCACGACGAACCCGGCCCAAGTGAGCCAGACCATCAAAGTCGTGGGCCGGGAAGGCGTCTCGATCCCGGGCGCACCTGAGTTCGACGCGTACCGGACCGTGACCAGCCGGGGCCCCGGCAGCGAGTTGATCTTCTGGATCTCTCGGGAGGCTCCCTACTTCGTCCGCGCCGAGGCCCGCTCTTCTTCGGGCAGCTACCGAGTGTTCGAAGTGGAAGAGTGGAAGCCGCTGGAGTAAGGCCGGCGCGCGCGCCATCGACGAACGCTTCCTACAAACACGCCCGCCGGCGACTTGGCTGGTCGCCGGCGGGCCACTGGGAATCCACTGTACGGCCCCGCCTCACTCATTAACTCCCCGCGTGCAGCTCCCGCAGGTAGCGAATCAGGGCCATGCGGGTCTCGGTGTCGAGCACTCTGCCTTGGGGCGGCATCGCATTCTTGCCGAATGCGATCACCGAGTCGATCTGCGCGTCCGAGCGAGACGCCCAGAAATCGGGCGTGCTCAGGTCGGTCGGCGCAGGGTTGAAAGCCCTGGCAGCCGGCCCATCGCCTCCGGCGCCCTCGCCATGACAGGCCGCGCATT includes these proteins:
- a CDS encoding GMC family oxidoreductase N-terminal domain-containing protein, with the protein product MRSFASWERRVLSAAAAAALGVEDFGEEALRAADRIARWLPSGRRRMLGVFLALLEFGGPGLRRRRARFSNLPRAEAADLLADWLEARQPSLRRGVAGLKALAGLAYYGDESSWAEIGYDGPWLGRLDVDVLAAAWPPVPAPIPDPPPRAQPDEAATPIDAPAPVSTAGPFGPAGARRYPPVAEALGAGLTLGRSAVRDLAFRCDAIVIGAGAGGAAAFEELVRGGADAVLLDAGGAPGASQFNQRELDMMPLLYRDAGLRATADESIGILQGTGVGGSTLHNTGMVVPPPQGILGRWRAEHGLPWGDEMLRDEVAAVMAALAATPIPSHQINPLNMALRGGAEALGWSSFVPRHNRAECSGCGYCMIGCAYNRKHNAAFAFVAPAVAAGGRVLADARAVRVREEVRGWRVRGELRDAGGRASGRRFEILADAVVVACGALDSPVLLRLSGLGGGRVGEGLRLHPAPLLTGVFGEDVDAWRGLPQSVVVDEFASFYEDGRSGFLLLASNAGPGVTAALQQATGPAHRRAMLSYRRGGTGAVLLHDESAGRVRPGRDGVPRVRYRLGTADRRELRRGMYALGRLLLAGGAREVHLPAPGATVASDRDELHRAIGRLSFAPHRIQLGSVHPQGTCALGEDPEMAPCDPFGRLRGAPGVYVADTSLFPTSVGTPPQVTAMTLGRLVARQVLADA
- a CDS encoding antibiotic biosynthesis monooxygenase is translated as MIARIWHGWTTPANADGYERLLREEIFPEIEAKNVSGYLGIELLRERERDGEVEFVTVMHFESIDAVRAFAGDDYETAYVPPAAREVLAHWDVRSAHYQVKERRTYG
- a CDS encoding DUF2277 domain-containing protein, producing MCRSIRTLFNFEPAANDEEIRASSLQYVRKISGFTKPSRANQEAFDRAVDEIAAATSRLIDGLVTKAPSRDREVEAERARARAAKRFETSAA
- a CDS encoding DUF1207 domain-containing protein: MSVRPLVPTSWPAFASQIALALAALALAVGPAPAQAQYWMLGGRPYFDPPVAGVREAHVSALALASADRMAFLVEPDDRRRVWDIDLGVEMPIMGWDSKPKVSGRTQPGAFGIGLWVPVDWHMIEDFEDDSAPIVNTDYRFGVTLKAQYAFGPESWLGVRALFGHESTHLGDEFAVVGQREFEDTFERINVSWEYVDVALSYEATFLAAFVRGYAGATRLVGDGGYYDVDGGSVTESAIGPVTPSANRTDPYGGLEVKWEDVLGGGWGFFLASEVRWRSVYDFHRPDPATEEDRQASFNAIAGISRMGAVAGLGRAAPFVRFYRGVNPHGQFRNQPDFTLFGLGIRLTN
- a CDS encoding S8 family peptidase, with translation MTRHESTPAAKRGPATASAPHCVGVFAAFTLLLTSACAGSVQAPSATGPAPVPPAPPATAGAAAGGDAAAEQRSTQDEAGAGEEATNGAAVTGEGGAPAGPRVAPRRWWHMSTLAEAGPTAVPGAGLDAAHELLADRSPQRVVIVAVIDGGIDIQHEDLDDVLWINEAEVPGNGADDDGNGYIDDVHGWSFLGRPDGQSVDYDTFELTRLHAACTGGAAAAGLESPGEAECADIAVEFDAERAEVEAVAAQITQIEQVYPVIVQILQGAVGAPPTVENVTSLDSPNPQVMAAREAFLQLEAAGLDAESLAEQGESIRETAEFGLDPDFNPRTLVGDDWLAYGHRDYGTPDVEGPDPSHGTAVASVIAAERGNGVGIEGAADAVRVMAVRAVPNGDERDKDVANAIRYAVDNGAHVINMSFGKDFSPGRAVVAEAIRYADDRGVLMIHAAGNDGEDLAVASNFPTRAYPEGGEAALWIEVGASAWTSVDSVAATFSNYGGREVDVFAPGQAIYAAAPDDDYALNDGTSLAAPVVSGIAALLMAYFPDLSPADVRTIILETATDLSGQTVVRPGEAGGVVQFGELSVTGGIVNAAAAVRRALE
- a CDS encoding pyridoxal-phosphate dependent enzyme, producing MAADLAPRPVPRDRPLFRAYPWAADRLPWTPLAALPTPVEALDSSGAWDADIWIKRDDLTGAAYGGNKVRKLEFLLQHAREYGATRLITAGAFGSHHALATAVYGRQLGFDVTLVLFPQHRTDHVRAVMAAQEATGAEIRVTSRMELVPVATLSAQMAHRGQPSAVIPPGGSNPTGTLAYVNAALELADQIHAREAPEPQSIHVATGTMGTMAGIAIGAEMAGLAARVIGWRITSRIVTNEWAYRRLVVRTLRRMARAGIDVPEAEPVLERSVIRDDQLGGGYGRATEAGDRATAAFAEAGITLDPTYSAKAAAGMLEIASSTGGPTLFWHTLSGSMPA
- a CDS encoding NHL repeat-containing protein, which encodes MVSDPIAQRAAIALALTLAGTATCRVPVALAAQSARAVSGDLFAANISGDDISYYDGRTGAAKGPFVARRSGGLFRPTGLAFGPDGDLYVSSSGNGRVLRYDGTSGAFLGVAVDDGELERPFSVAFGPGGRLYVSSLDRVLRYDARSGTFLGVAAEADGLRQPIGLAFGPDGTLYVANSAGGNVMRFDPTTGASLGVFASDSLRFPSDVAFGPDGALHVSSAAGAAVVRFDEDGSFDGYAARLPGGSAPVGIAFDAAGRLLIADFAGGRLFAAGQDGAAELVASEGLRGPENIAVRP
- a CDS encoding glutamate synthase-related protein, whose translation is MTPTSGAPAKTPVEVADWPGLEDRRPAYALVANVDLVVIRYDDDVSVLYGRCLHRGALLADGHVRGDDLVCGVHGWDYRFRTGVSAYNNQETLHKFNAWVEDEAVWVDQAEIAAWERNNPQPYDRDAYQGLYQDSHGTPAEPHVKWIRELAGHGLERVGHHGRVAAMGVPRDELPTWDDLQFVTAQLARLPQLDETPVGTELVIGPRASKPLVLDIPILVSDMSFGALSQEAKVALAKGADLAGTGICSGEGGMLPEEQEANRRYFYELASARFGFSWDKLDVVQAFHFKGGQGAKTGTGGHLPGEKVRGEIAAVRGLEPGTPAISPARFPDWENLDDFRGFAAQVRERTGGIPVGFKLSAQHVEDDLDAALEIGVDYVILDGRGGGTGAAPVIFRDNISVPTLPALARARRHLDDRGAGAVTLIITGGLRTPADFAKALALGADGIAVSNAALQAIGCLGMRACHTNNCPVGIATQKEHLRARLRVDAAARRLARFFGASTELLQVLARACGHTHLGQFEVRDLTTWKRDVAELTGVRYGGVA